GCCTGGTCCTGGAACTTTTTGCCTCTCTTCCGGCTCACAGGAGAGATGAGGCTTGATGATCTGACCATGCGCGGGGGGCGTGCACCGTGAGGCGCCTCCTGCTGGCCGCCCTGCTGCTGGCAGGTGGGGCGAGTGCGGCTGACGCCGATGACCTAAGCGCCGCCCTGCGCCAGGCGCGCAGCGTGGCGGCGCGGGGGCAAGTGGAAGTCACGGTCCTTTTTCCGCCGCGGGGCGTGCCCACCCGCCGGGCGAACGCCCTGCCCGCCGTCCCCTTCCGCCCGGCGCTGCTGGCGCGCAACTTCACCGTCAGCCGGGCGGGAACGGAGCCGGTGGCGGGGCGCCAGTCCACCCGTTTCGAGCTGACGCCGAAGGTGGGGCAGGCCGCCCGCTGGACCCTGTGGATCGACCAGGCCTGGAACATCCCCCTGGCCTTCGAGGAGCGGATGCCGGACGGGTCGCTCGCCCGGCGCGCGGCCTTCCTGAAGGTGAACGCCCAGCCCACGCGGGTTCAGGTCCGGGTGCCCGCGATTCCCGAGGGGCTGCGCGCGGCGGTCCTGGCCGCCTTCCCCGGCCTGCGGCTGCCCCCCGGCTTCGTGCCCGAGGGGGTGCGCGTCCGGGCGAATGGCCGGTTGGACGTGTCCCTCACCGATGGGGTGAATGTGCTCGCGCTCGTCCTAGCCGCCCGCGATGTGGCCGCTGCCCCCGGTGTCGCCTCCCGCCGGGTGGGGGGGCGCTTCGTGTGGTTGGTGGGCAACCTGCCCGGCGCGGCGCTGACCCAGGTGCTGGCGAACGTGCGGGCGGTGAATCCCACGGCGCTGGGAACTTTTCTGCCCACCGCTGACTCTGGCAGATAAGGAGAACCGATGAGCCTGCAACCCCACACCCGGAAGTTGACCCCCGAGGACGCCGCGCACTTCCTGCGGCGCACTGCCTTCGGCGCGACGGACGCGCAGATTCGCGCCCTGGTGGGCCGCGACGCCCGCGAGGTGGCCCGGGAGGCGCTGAGTTTCGGCATGGACCTCGCGCCCGGCAACCCCTTCGACCCCACGCAGGGCACCCGGCCCGGGGCGGCGGCGCAGCTCGCCCGCGGCGCCTGGCTGTATGAGATGCTCTACGGCCCGCACCCGCTGCGCGAGCGACTGGCGCTGACCTGGAGCAACCACTTCGTGATCGGCACCGACAAGGTGAAGAACGCCCCCATGCTGACGGGCTACCTCGCGCTGCTGCGGCGGCACGCGGCCACGACCGATTTCGCGGCCTTCGCGCTCGACGTGGCGCGGCACCCCGCCATGCTGCGGTATCTCGACAACGACCAGAACCGGAAGGGCAAGCCCAACGAGAACTTCAGCCGCGAGCTGCTGGAACTCTTCACGACCGGCCTCGGCACGCCCGCTCAACCCAACTACACCGAGCAGGACGTGCATGAGGGCGCCCGGGCCCTGACCGGCTGGACCTACGAGGGCGGGCGCGGCAACAAGAATTTCCTGGAGGAGCCGCGCTTCGTCTCGAGGCCCAACCTCCACGACACCGGGAGCAAGACCTACCTGGGCCAGAGCGGCAACCTGAGCGGCGAGGACATCGTTCGGATCGCCGCCACACGCCCGCAGACCGCCGCCTTCGTGTCCCGCAAGCTGCACCGCGCCTTCGTGGCTGACACGCCCGACGAGGGGGCCGTGGCCGCCAGCGCCGAGACCTGGCGCCGCACGAACGGCAATGTCCGCGCGGTGCTGGAGGAACTGCTCTCCAGCGAGGTCTTCTACACCCGCCGCGCCGCCATCATCCGCTCCCCGGTCGAATTCGTCGTGGGCGCCGTGCGGACGCTGGGCCAGCCGCGGCTGGACGCCAAGCAGATGCTCAACCTCGTCCAGACCGCGAGCAAGATGGGCCAACTGCTGCTGCAACCCGACACCGTGAAGGGCTGGGATGGGGGCCGCGAGTGGATCAACGACTCGGCCCTGCTCACCCGCATGCAGCTCGCCGCCGCCCTCACCCTGGGGGCCAAGGCGCCGACGCTGGAGAAGCCCCCAACCGCGCTCGCCCTGCTGGGCACCGAGCGTTCTCCCCTCCAGGCGGCGCTGGACGGGCTGAATCCGAAGCAGCGCACCTACCTGACCCTGATCAGCCCCGAGTTCCAGCTCGCCTGAGCCCCCGAGGTAACCCATGACCCTGGACCGACGTGACTTCCTGAAATACTCCGCCCTGGCGGTCGCCGTGACGAGCGGGATGCCCGGCTTCCTCGCCCGCGCGGCGGCGCAGGCGGGCGGGACGAAGACGCTCGTGGTGATTCAACTGACCGGCGGCAACGACGGCCTGAACACCCTCATCCCCTACTCGAACGGCGCCTACTACGCCGCGCGGCCCAACATCGCCATCCCGAAGAAGGACGTGCTGACCCTGACGCCCGACCTGGGGATGCACCCCTCCCTCAAGCCGCTGATGGGCCTGTGGGATGCCGGGCACCTCGCCTGGATGGAGAATGTGGGCTACCCCAACCCCAACCGCAGCCACTTCGCCTCCATGGCGATCTGGCACACCGCCGATCCCACCCAGGCGCAGGCGGAGGGCTGGATCGGGCGCATCGCCGAGAAGATCGGCGACCCCTTCTGCGCGTCGAACATCGGCGGCACCACCCCGCAGGCCCTGCGCGCCGCCGACTTCAGCCTGCCCAGCATCGACGGGGTGGACAACTTCCAGGTCAAGCTCCCGGCAGGGCTGGACGGCGCCTTCCAGACGATGCTGAACACCTCCCGCACGGGCGAGGCGGCGTACCTCCAGCGGGCCACCCGGCAGATGCTCACGAACACGCAGAAGGTGCAGCAAAACGTCTCCAAGTACCGCCCGGGCGCCAAATACCCCGAGGGCCAGTTCGCCGCGCAGCTTCAGGACGCCGCCCGATTGATTGCCGCCGGAACCGGCCAGCGGGTGCTGTACGTCTCGCTGGGCGGCTTCGACACCCACGCCGGGCAGCGCGCTGAGCAGGACGAACTCCTGGGCCACCTCGCCTCCGGCCTCGCCGCGTTCCAGGCGGACCTGGAGGCGCAGGGCCTCGCCGACCGGGTGGTTGTGATGGGCTTTTCCGAGTTCGGGCGCCGGGTGGCCGAGAACGCCAGCGCGGGCACCGACCACGGCAAGGGCAGCGTGATGTTCGCCTTCGGCAAGGGCGTGAAGGGCGGCATCCACGGCGACAGCCCCGACCTGGAGGACCTGTCGGACGGCGACATCAAGTACCGGCAGGACTTCCGCGGCGTGTACGCGGCGGCGCTGACCCGCTGGCTGAACCTCGACGCGCGGGGCATCCTGGGCGGGGACTTCGGGGGACCTGCGTGGCTGGGGTGAAGCGGCTGGGACGGACGGAGGCGCTCGCCTGCGCCCTGGCGGGACTCGTCGTCCTGGCCGCCCCCGTCGCCCTCGCCATGCCGAAGTACCGCAACCAGGCCGTGGTGCAGTTCCACTACGACCGGGACAACCCGCTGTGGCAACTCGACCGCCGGGTGATGGCTTGCACCTACTGCCATGTCAAGGACACGGGAGGTCCGCCCTGGAACTCCTTCGGCGAGGCGCTGCGGTCCGCCTTCCGCGCCGACGCCGAGGCCGGGAAGCATTCGAAGTTTCCCCAGGTCCTCTTCTCCGTGTTGCAGGCAGGGGGCGACGCCGACGGGGACAGCTACCCGGACGTGCTGGAGGTCTTCGCCCGGACGCTGCCCGGCGACCCGAAGAGCAAACCCACGCAGCCCGCCGCCGACCTCCAGGCCTCGTTCGAGAAGGCGGGGGGGCTGGCGCAGTACGCTCCTGGGAAATAGCTGGAGCGCGGGGCTTCTTCCACCGCCCATCGTCCGAGTGCGAGAAGGGGAGACGTGGTGGTCTCCCCATCCAACATTCTTCCTGGCGGGTTGGAACTGACGGACGCGCCCCTGCAAAAGGGCACCCACCATGACGATGACGGAGTGGGCGCTGCGGTCTGCTCGGCGGCTCACCTGCTCCAAGACGAGGGCCGGAAGCGGCGCGGCTCCCGGCCCAGCGTGTTCCCCAGTCAGGTGTACTTGAGCGCTTCCATCAGCTCTTCCACGATCTCGCTCTCGTCGCCGCGCAGGGCGGCGGTGGCGACGTGCGCTTCCAGGTGCCCGCGCAGCACCACCTCCGCCGCGCCGGACAGCGCCCCCTGCACCGCGCTGAGCTGGCGCAGCACGTCGATGCAGTAGGCGTGGGGATCGTCGAGCTGGCGCTGGATGCTCTCCAGGTGCCCGCGGGCAATCGCCAGGCGCCGCGCCGCCTTCTTGCGGCTCTCCTCGGGCATGCACAGGTGGTGCTTGTGCTCGTCCTCGGCGGTGGGGGCGTGAGGCGCCTTGCGCGGGGTCCTGGTCATCAGCCGGTCACGACCTGGGCGCCATAGCCCTCCTCGACCACGGCCCTGACCAATTCCTGGGGGCTGGCGTCGCCCTCCACGACGGCTTTCCCAGTTTGCAGGTCTACCCGGGCCTCCGTCACGCCGGGAACACTCTTCAGGGCCTTGGTCACGCTGCTCTGGCAGTGACCGCAGCTCATGCCGGTGACGTTCAGTTCAGTGGTATTCATCCTCTCCTCCGTTCTCTATCCCCCCTGGGGGGATTACGACTAGTTTAGGCCTGTAAGCGCGCCTGATCAAGGTTTTGCGGACATAGAAGGAGCCGTCCTGCCCCGGTGGGTTTCTCGTCGTGCCACGGCAGCCCGCACAGTCTGATGTGAGGAGGTGATCTTCACACCGGGGGAGAACACGTGGCCACCACCGGGAGAACCTTTCGGCTGGCAGGATCAGGGGCACCCGACGCCCCCGTCCCCGTGCTGCCGCGTCACACCACCTCGTCCGGGGCGAGCGCGCATGAACCCGCCCCCGTCCCCGCCTCGATCTGGAAGGTGGCGTGTTCGATCCCGAACCGGTCGTGCAGGGCGCGGCGCAACTCGGCGTAGAAGGCCTGGTCCACGCGCGGCTGCGGCATCACGAGGTGGGCGGTCAGGGCGGTCTCACTCGTGCTCAGGCCCCACACGTGCAGGTCGTGGACCCCCGCCACGCCGGGCAGGGCGCGCAGGTAGGCGCGGATGCCCGCCGCGTCCACCCCCTCCGGCACGGCGTCCAGCGCCAGCCGGACCGAGTCCCGCAGCAGGCCCCAGGTGCCGACCGTGATCACCCCGGCGACGATCAGGCTGATGGCCGGGTCGAGCCACAGCCAACCGGTCAGCAGGATCAGGGCCCCCGCGACGACCACACCCAGGGAGACAGCCGCGTCGGCGGCCATGTGCAGGTAGGCGCCCCGCAGGTTCAGGTCGTGCCTGCTCCCTGAGGCGAACAGGTACGCGGTCACCGCGTTGACCACGATGCCGACCGCCGCCACGCCGATCACCAGGCCGCCCTCGACCGGCTCGGGGGCCTGGAGGCGGCGCGCGGCTTCCAGGAGGATCGCCCCCACGGCGACAAGCAGCAGGACGGCGTTGGTCAGCGACGCCAGGATGGAGGAGCGGCGCAGGCCATACGTGAAGCGGGGGCTGGGGCGGCGCCGCGAGAGGACGTAGGCCCCCCACGAGATCAGCAGGCCCAGCACGTCCGAGGCGTTGTGCCCGGCGTCCGCGATCAGGGCGAGGGACCGTGCCAGGACCCCGGAGGTCAGCTCCACGGCCACAAAGGCGACGTTGAGGGTGATGCCGATGGCGAAGGCCCGGCCATAGTGGGCGGGCGCGTGGGAGTGCCCGTGGGCGTGCGAGTGGGTCATGGGTTCTCCTGGGGAAAGGGGGCAGAGGTCAATGCGCGTCCCGTTCGGGCAGGCCGAGCCGTTCGTGCCGGGCGTGCAGGAAGGCGTCCCCCACGATGTGGGCCACGTGTACATCCGCGAGGTGGTAGGTGACGCGGGTGCCGCGCCGCTCCCCCCGCACGAGGGAGGCCCCGCGCAGGACGGCGAGGTGGCGCGAGACGGTGCTCTGCGGCAGCCCCAGGGCGTCCACCAGATCGCCCACCGTGCGCCCCTGGTCACGCAGCAGGAGGAGCAGCCGCAGCCGCACGGGCTCGGAGAGCGCCCGGAACAACTCGCTCACGCGCAGGAGGTCTTGTTCGTGAGGCTGGGTCACGGCCTGATCTCGCATCTCTTATCCTTATATCCGAATAAACGGATACAGATTGCGAGATGGGAACAGGGTGACCCTTAAGCCTCCTGCGTCCGTCTTGGTTCGTGCCCCCCGTCCAGCCCCTCCTGGGGTGGGTAGGGCGAGAATGCCATCGCCACTCCTTCCGGCCATCCCCATTCACCGCTTCCAACCCCTTCCAGAACGTTGCTTGCACTTCGAATCGAGAGGAGCTATGGTGGTCTTACTGGTATCCCCCCCGGGGGGATTATCCGAAAGGAGCAGCAGGACATGACGAAGACCATCGAACTCGGGGTGGGGGGCATGACCTGCGCCAGTTGCGTGGGCCGCGTCGAGCGGGGCCTGAAGAAGGTCGAGGGGGTCGAGAGTGCTGTTGTGAACCTCGCCACCGAGCGGGCGACGGTGGCCTACGACCCGGAAAAGACCACCCCCCAGGCGCTGCTGGACAAGGTGAGGGATGTCGGGTACGAGCCCGTCGTGAGCGAACTGGAGCTGGGCGTGCAGGGGATGACCTGCGCGAGCTGCGTGGGCCGGGTGGAGCGCGCCCTGAGGCGGGTGGACGGGGTGCTGGACGCCTCGGTGAACCTCGCCACCGAGCGGGCCAGCGTGAGGTACCTGCCGTCGAGCGTCAGCCCGGGGCAGCTCAAGGCGGCGGTGGTGGACGCTGGGTACGCCGTGCTGGAAAGCCAGGCGGGCGTGGACCGCAGCGACCAGGAACGCGAGGCCCGCGATCGGGAGGTGCGGGGTCTGCGCCGGGCCATTGCCTTCAGTGCCCTCTTCGCGGTGCCCCTCCTGATCCTGGCGATGCTCCCGATGCTCTCCATGTCCTTTGGCGAGTGGCTGCACGAGCGGGTCAGCATGTCCACCCTGAGCTGGATCATGCTGCTGCTGGCCGCCCCCGTGCAGTTCGGCCCGGGGCTGCGCTTCTACCGCCTGGGCTGGAAGAGCCTGCGCCACCGCTCGCCCGACATGAACGCCCTGGTGATGATCGGCACCTCCGCGGCTTTCCTCTACTCGCTCGTCGCCACCCTGGCCCCGCAGGTCTTCCCCGAGGGCACCGCCCACGTCTACTACGAGGCCTCGGCGGTCGTGGTCACCCTGATCCTGCTGGGCAAGTATTTCGAGGCCGTCGCCAAGGGAAGAAGCAGCGAGGCGATGAAGAAGCTGCTGGGCCTCCAGGCCAAAACGGCACGTGTCGTCCGTGGCGGTCAGGAACTCGAACTCCCGGTCGACGAGGTCCTGGTCGGCGACCTGATCTCGGTGCGCCCCGGCGAGAAGGTGCCGGTGGACGGCGAGGTCGTCTCCGGCAACTCCTTTGTCGACGAGAGCATGATCACCGGCGAACCGGTCCCGGTCGCCAAGCAGGCAGGTGCCCCCGTGGTCGGCGGGACGATCAACCAGAATGGCGCCTTCCAGTTCAAGGCGACCCGGATTGGCGCCGATACGGCCCTTGCGCAGATCATCCGGCTGGTCGAGACGGCCCAGGGCTCCAAACCTCCCATTCAGGGTCTGGCGGACAGGGTCGTCTCGGTCTTCGTCCCCATCGTCCTCGGGATCGCCGCCCTGACCTTCCTGGTCTGGCTGCTGGTGGGTGGGCAGCAGGCGCTGAGCTTCGCGCTGGTGAACACGGTCGCCGTGCTCATCATCGCCTGCCCCTGCGCGATGGGCCTCGCCACCCCGACGAGCATCATGGTCGGCACCGGCAAGGCCGCCGAACTCGGCGTGCTCTTCCGCAACGGCTCGGCGCTCGAAGGCTTGCAGGGCGTGAACGTGATCGCCGTAGACAAAACCGGCACCCTGACCAAGGGCAAACCCGAACTCACCGACCTCGTGACCGCCCCCGGCTTCGACCGTGCGGAGGTGTTGGGGCTGGTCGCGGCGGCGGAGGAACAGAGCGAACACCCCATCGCCCGCGCCATCGTGGACGCGGCGAAGAGGGAAGGCGTGGCTCTCCCTCCCCTGGAGAGCTTCGAGGCCGTGCCCGGATACGGGCTGGAGGCGCGGGTGCGGGGCCATCTGGTGCAGGTCGGCGCCGACCGCCTCATGGAACGGCTCGGCCTGAGCGTCGCCTCCTTCGCCGCCCAGGCCGAGCGGCTGGGGGACGAGGGCAAGAGCCCGCTGTACGCGGCCATCGACGGCCAGCTTGCCGCCGCGATTGCAGTGGCCGACCCCATCCAGGCGGGCAGCCCGGAGGCGGTGAGGGCGCTCCATCGCCAGGGCCTCCGGGTCGCCATGATCACCGGGGACAACGCCCGCACCGCGAACGCCATCGCCCGACAGCTCGGCATCGACGAGGTGCTGGCCGAGGTGCTGCCCAGCGGCAAGAGTGACGCGGTGAAGGCGTTGCAGGCGAAGGGCAACAAGGTGGCCTTTGTCGGGGACGGCATCAACGACGCCCCGGCCCTCGCCCAGGCGGATGTGGGCCTCGCCATCGGCACCGGAACGGACGTGGCCGTCGAGACCGCCGACGTGATCCTGATGAGCGGGGACCTGCGTGGGGTGCCGAATGCCCTGGCCCTCAGCCGCGCGACCCTGCGGAACATCCGGCTCAACCTGTTCTGGGCCTTCGCGTACAACGTCGTGCTGATCCCGGTCGCGGCGGGCGCGTTGTATCCGGCTTTCGGGTGGCTGCTCAGCCCGGTGCTGGCGGCGGCGGCGATGGGCTTTTCCAGCGTCTTCGTGCTGAGCAACGCGCTGCGGCTGCGCTCCTTCCGCCCGCCCGTCCGCCCCGCCCCCGTTCCCGCCCGCACGGGTGCCGCCACCCCGGCGCGGGCCTGACCTCCCGGTTTGCCCTCCCGGTCGGGGGGCCGTGGCCCAGTCGAAGGCGGCCTTGAGGGAGTGGCTGCCGTCGGTGTACGTCGTGGACGGGATGGCGTTGAGCCGGTAGGTCCCGAGAACCCGGAGGCCCCCGCTCTCCGTCTGCTATCCCGGGGGCACGTGTATGTCCTGCGCATCTGGCAGAACCCGGCCTGCTGCCGGTTGGGCCGTCCTGGCGCGCGGTCCTGCCCGGGGGCGGGGAAGCCGCCCTGAGCGCGTTTGACTGCGGGTCTTCCCGGAACTGCAAAAGGCTGGGGAGATTCACGTCCCCAGCCTCTCTGGCCTGCCGCGCTCAGCGGTATGAACTGGGCCCTACCGCGTGACCTGCGGCTTGCGGGCGCGCTGCCCCCCGGAGTGGGAGGCCTGTCCCCCCTTGCGCCCGGCCTCCCGGGCCTCCTCGGAGGTGAACTGGTGGGCGTGGCCGCTCGCGTGCGCCGCCTTGCCCCCCTTGCTGGCGATCTCGCGCTGCCGGGCCGGGTCCATCCTGGCAAAGCCCCGCGCGCTGCCCCCCGAGCGAACGTCCGTCTTGTTTCCGGTCATACCTTCCTCTCTTTCCTGCCTGGTCCTGACTTCGGGCACGCCCCATGGCGGGTGTCTTCCGACAAGGCTGATTGTCCGGTGCCCGCAAAGCTCATCCGCGAAAGGCCCGTGAAGACCACCCCACACGATCTGTGCTGCTGCCGAGAAGGAGATAAAAGGGTCTTGGGCGACTTCACATCTTGGGGTGCCGGTGCGGACCAGTGCCCCCGCTCACCCGCGGGGAGGGAAGGGAGAAAGTCGGCCGCGCGGGCGAGGCCCACCTCCTGGCTCCTCGTCAGCCCCTGGATCGGGGCCGCCCGGCCTTCACGGCAGGCCCGCCTTGGGCTACCCTCGGGGACAGCGCGAGAACTGAGGCCATCCGCTGGAGGTGCAAGATGAGCAGCCCGACCGACCTTCCTTCCGACTCTCCCCAGGGCGCTGGCCTCCTGGGCGCCGCCCTGGCCTGGCAGCGGGGCGAGACGACCCGCGACGCCCTGCTGGGGCCACTCACCCGGCTGGGCCACGATGAGGGCGGGGCCGTCCACGACCTGATCGGGGACCTGATCGCGTGGGCACCGCCTTCCCCGGACACCGGTGACCGGGACGCGGACCGCTGGCGGGCGGAACTCATGGCGTGCCGGGCCAGGACGTGGGCCTCCCCGGCCAGCGCCGGACTCCTCGTCGGCCCCACCGTCCTGATCCTCACGGATGGGGGCCGGGGCGTGGTGCTGGACCCCTCGGGCACCCGTCCCCTCCCGGGCAGCATCAGCGCCTCCCTGCTGCTGCTGTGCCAGACCATCGTGATGGCCGACAACGCCGTCGATGCCCAGGAACTCGGCAAGCTCCGGCAGCAGCGCATCGAATCGAGTTCGACCTCCCTGTCGGAAATCAAGCCGGTTCACTGACGGCAAGAGAAGGGGCAGGTGACCTTCAGTCGGGTCACCTGCCTCCTGAATGTCTGGAAGTTACTTCGGGCAAACGTTCAGCGCCGCCCCCGAGTTCCGCGGGGCGACCGCACCCGCCGCAAAATCAGTGTTCGCGTCCGTGTCGGTGCAGCCCCCGTTCGCGCGGCTGGCGCTCGTGGTGCTCGTCAGGCCCGAGTAGGCCACGTAGTCGCGCACGTTCGCGTCCGCCTTGCTCGTGACCGCCGCCGTCCCCTCGGCGAGGAGGACCTGACCGGCTGCGCCCGCCATGGCGATGGTTCCGGCCGCGTCCGGGGTGGGCAGGGCCGCCGTGCCACCCGTGCCCGCCGCCTCCTGCACGAGGTAATACTGCCCGGGGGCGAGGTTGAAGTCGGTCAGGGGCGTGACCTGCCAGGCAGAGCCCGACGCGCTCGCGTACTGCACCGAGTAGCCCGCGAGGTTCACGGGCGCGTCCCCCGCGTTGAAAACCTCGATGAAGTCGTTCTTGTAGACCGACCCCGAGTTGCCGCCGCCGCCGAACACCTGGCTGACGACGAGCTTGCCCGCCCCCGTGGGCACCGGGTTCACGGTGATCTTCAGGGTCGCGGTTACCGTCTGGGTGCCCGCCGTGGCCGTCACGGTGACGGTGTACGCTCCGGCGGCGGCGAAGGTATGGGTGGCGCTCGTGGCCGTCGGCGTCAGCGTCTCCTCGGCGCTCCCGTCGCCCCAGTTCACCTTCAGGCTGTCCGGCGTGGGGTTCGTGCTGATCCCGAGGGTGTACGCCTGCCCCGCCGTGGCGCTCGTCGCGCCCCCCGCGCTCACGCTCAGGGCTGGCCGCACCTCGTCGCGGGTGAGGTTCAGGCCGATCAGCACGGGGTCGTGGTCGCTCGCCCGGAAGGCGTTGGGCTGGTAGAGGTCGGGGGAGGTGCAGGAGCTGCCCGCCGGGTTCCCGCTGGTGCAGTTGGGGTTGTTCTTGAACTCCACGTTGTAGTCGATCAGGGTGGGCTCGTCGGCGTTGATGTGCCACTCGGTAATGCCCGTGACCTGCGTGTCGAGGTTGGTAGAGGCGAGCGCGTGATCGAGGTAGCCGAACAGCCCGCCGAACTGGTACGAGTAGCGGTCCTCGGCGGGAATGCGCTTGTTCTCGCTCACGAAGCCGCCCGCCACGATGGCCTTGATGGGGTCCTCGTCGCCGTAGGCGTTGAAGTCGCCCATCAGCAGCACGTCCGCGTCGCCGCTGCGGGTCTTCAGGCGGTCCACGAAGCCCAGCAGCTTCTGCGCCTGCTGGACCCGGAGCTGATTCCAGCAGCCCTGGCCGGTGTCCACATCGCCGCTCGTGGGGCAGCTCCCCTTGCTCTTGAGGTGGTTGGCGACGACTGTGAGCACGCCGCCCGTGCCCTTGTCCTGGAAGGTCTGCGCGAGGGGCGGGCGGCTGTAGACGCCGTCCGCGTTGTCGTCCACCAGCGGACTTCCAACGGGCGTCACGCGGGCGGGCTTGTAGATCATGGCGACCTTGATCGCGTCCGTGCCGATCACGCCGGTCTGAATCGCCGCGTAGGTATTCGCGCCGTACGCCTCGTTCAGCCCGCCCACGAGGTCTTGCAGCGCCGTGTCCCCGTTGTTCTGCACCTCCATCAGCGTGACGATGTCGGCGTCGAGCCCCTTGAGCGCCGCGACGACCTTGGCCTTCTGGCGCCCGAACTCGTAGGCGTTGTTCGCGCCGCGGTCATTGGGGCCGAAGGTGACGAAGTAGTTCAGCACGTTCGCGCCCGCCACCTTCAGGGTGCCGCCCACATCCTTCGGGCGCTCCGGGCGCGGGTTCTCGTTCACGAAGGTCGGCGCCACGGTTGGCTCGACTTTGAAGGCGTCGTTGCCGTAACGCAGCACGCCGGTCAGGCCCGTCACGCTGTCGCCCGTCCGGCGTGTTTTATTCGTGTCGAGGTAGGGAAGGGTCGCCGGGTTCTGCTTGCTGCTCGCGTCGTCGAGGATGATCCGCCGGGCGTCGTTTTGCTCGGCCGTCGTGCTCACGTTGCCGTTCGTGGGGGTGAAGAGCCGCCCGCCCGCCGCCAGGCCCAGCTCGCCG
The sequence above is a segment of the Deinococcus aerius genome. Coding sequences within it:
- a CDS encoding ExeM/NucH family extracellular endonuclease gives rise to the protein MTGPVTGIPTIQGSGAASPLVGQGVTVRGVVTADYQTGLGGFYLQDAKGDNDPATSDGLFVFTGSAPQNVAPGDFVQFTGVVREYKASSDKKDDTATQLDTLSDFTKCGGGLALKPVEVKAPFNDLERYEGMLVTFPEKLTVTDNFSFGRYGELGLAAGGRLFTPTNGNVSTTAEQNDARRIILDDASSKQNPATLPYLDTNKTRRTGDSVTGLTGVLRYGNDAFKVEPTVAPTFVNENPRPERPKDVGGTLKVAGANVLNYFVTFGPNDRGANNAYEFGRQKAKVVAALKGLDADIVTLMEVQNNGDTALQDLVGGLNEAYGANTYAAIQTGVIGTDAIKVAMIYKPARVTPVGSPLVDDNADGVYSRPPLAQTFQDKGTGGVLTVVANHLKSKGSCPTSGDVDTGQGCWNQLRVQQAQKLLGFVDRLKTRSGDADVLLMGDFNAYGDEDPIKAIVAGGFVSENKRIPAEDRYSYQFGGLFGYLDHALASTNLDTQVTGITEWHINADEPTLIDYNVEFKNNPNCTSGNPAGSSCTSPDLYQPNAFRASDHDPVLIGLNLTRDEVRPALSVSAGGATSATAGQAYTLGISTNPTPDSLKVNWGDGSAEETLTPTATSATHTFAAAGAYTVTVTATAGTQTVTATLKITVNPVPTGAGKLVVSQVFGGGGNSGSVYKNDFIEVFNAGDAPVNLAGYSVQYASASGSAWQVTPLTDFNLAPGQYYLVQEAAGTGGTAALPTPDAAGTIAMAGAAGQVLLAEGTAAVTSKADANVRDYVAYSGLTSTTSASRANGGCTDTDANTDFAAGAVAPRNSGAALNVCPK